GGCGGTGCAAGTTCGATCGCAATGGAGTTGGCTACGCCCGCTTCAGCTCCGGTGGCCAGTCCTTGGATGAGCCGGACGAGCAGCAATATCACCGCCGCTGCGACACCAAGCTCATTATAGCCGGGCAAGACGGAAATCAGGAGCGAGCACAACGCCATTGCGGTGATGGAGATCATCATCACCCGCTTATGGCTGATGCGGTCGGCAATGGGACCGAGTATCGCTGCTCCCACCGGTCGCGCGAAGAAGCCTGCGCCGTATACGGCAAGTGCGGCGAGCAGCGAAGTCGTGGGATCGCTGGAGGGAAAGAAGAGAGGCGACAGAAAAGATGCCATCATTCCGTAGACGGTCCAGTCGTACCACTCCAGGGCTACGCCACCGCCCAGAGCAATGGTCATGCTCCTGGTAGCAACTTGTTTTTCCTGCGAGGCGCCCGGCGCCATCGCCTGCTGCGTGGCTGGACCTATCTGCTCAACGATAGTGGTCATTCATTCCCTCCTTTTATGATGAAAACGTTTACATTTTGGTGCGAACAACCCGCGTTGAGTGTTGCCGCACGGACGATTGCTAAGTCAGGGGCGATCTGAGGACTGCTCGTGGTCAACGCCCGGAGAATAGTGGTGGCCGCTTTTCGACGAAGGCAGCCATGCCCTCCTTTTGATCATCGGTGGTGAATGCATATCGGACTGCGCGCCGCTCGATCGCCAAGCCGGCCGACAGCGGGGTTTCGTAGGCTGCTTGAATCGATTCCTTGGCTAAACGGGCGGCGATCGGCGCACGATTGGAGATGACACGCGCTATCGCGAGCGCGCGTCCGAGCAACTCGGATGCTGGCAGCATTTCGGACGCGAGCCCCGCAGCCACCGCCTGTTGCGCGCTGATTGGCTCACCTGTCAACACCATCTGCATGGCGAGCGACTTGCCGACTATCCGCGTCAACCGCTGCGTAGCGCCATCACCAGGAATGATCCCGATCGTGATTTCCGGTTGCGCGAGCACGCTGTCTTCCGCGACCAGCAGGATGTCAGCGAGCATTGCGAGCTCTAGGCCGCCACCCAGGCACACGCCTCGAACGGCCGCAATGAGCGGCTTGGGGAAGCCGGCGATGATATCCCATGCAACCTGCCGTGAGGGATCGCTCAGCGCCGCGAAGCCGTCCTGCTGCATCTCCTTGATGTCAGCACCAGCGGAGAAAGCACGTTCATCACCACTGAGAACTACGCATCGCACAGACTCATCCGAACGAGCCGCACGAAGGGCATCCGCAAGCTGGCCCAGGAGAACCGCACTCAGTGCATTTCTTTGCCTTGGGCGATTGAGGCGCAGCAGCAGTATGGTTGGGTCAGGCCGCTCGGCGAAGATGAGGGACTGGGTAAGGTGGTTCATTTCATTCCTTGCAAACAATTTAGGCGCGGGCGGTCTTCTTCGGAAGAAAGCGTTGCATATTCGCTCGTGCGGTCTCGTGCAGGATATCCTGAGCAAAGTAGCGATTTGCCAAGTCATCCATGACTTCTGCCCTCGCGGTTACCGATGTTGAAAAAAACTGTTTCGTGGTCAGCACGGCGTGAGGCGGCATTGCCGCCAGGCCTTTGGCATAGCGGAGCGCCGCCTCGCGAGCAGTTTCAGTCGGAGGCGACAGAATGTCAGCAAGCCGCAACCTATGAGCCTCGACGCCATCGATCGCAGTCGGGCTCCAGCTCAAGGAGCGAGCTGCAAACGGTCCAACGCGGGCAGCTAAGGTGTCCAGCCCGAAACCCGGCAACCAACCTAGAGAAACCTCCGGCAAATGCCAGCGCGTCACTGGAGCCGTTACCACAACGTCGCACGACGCTGCGAGCATGAAGCCACCGCCCAACGCAAACCCATCGACAGCACACACGACAGGTTTTCTGACAAGAGCAAGGGAGCGTACAAAGGCGCCCAGTCGGCTATTCAGATCAAAGGTGTCGTTGGTGTCGCCGGCTGAAAAATCCTTAAGGTCCGCACCGGCTGAGAAACCAGGGCCGTTCCCAGCGAGCAATATCACATTGACGTTTTTATCGTTGGCCGCCCTGCCCACCGATTCAAGCAGATCTTTCAGGATTTCTTGGCCCAGAGCGTTGCGTCGCTCTGGCCTATTCATTGCGAGGATCTCGACCTTGTCCACGTAATCTCTTGCAACGAACTTCACGTCGGCCCCTCCCTTACAACTGTCCGGCGCTATCGTGAAACCGCACTGCCAAATTCATCGGCTCATTCTTGAAAATTCTTGCATCCATCAGCTTCAGCTCGGGCGAGATGGCTATCTCGAATTCAATGTTCGGCAGCACGTGCTTTTCGACCGATATGCCGGGCGCGACTTCGATCAGCATCAGGCCGTTCGGTGTAAGCTTGAACACAGCTCGCTCGGTAATGAATACGACCTCTTGCCGACGTTCTTTTGCAAAAGCGCCACTGAATGTGATCTGGTAGACATCCTTCACCCATTTTCTGACCGTTCCCTCATTCGCAATGACGAGAGAACCGCTGTCCGGGAAGGCCTTCAGTCCCGATGCCGTGAGGGTGCCGGAGAAGACGACTTTTCGAGCGCCCTGACTGATGTTTATGAACCCGCCAGGCCCTATGATCTTGTCGCCGAAGCGACTCACATTGACGTTGCCGTGCCGATCGACTTCCGCAGAAGACAGGAATGCGACATCAAGCCCGCCGCCATCGTAGAAATCGAATTGATCCGGTTGCGGCGCTATCATGTCGTAGTTTGTACCGGCGCCAGCATCCTGTCCGGGCGCAGGAATGCCGCCAATCACCCCTTGCTCAGCCGTCAGCGTGACTGCGCGATATATGCCTTCTTCAGCGGCCACGACCGCAATTCCGTTCGAAATACCATAGCCGATGTTGACGGTCGCTCCGGGGGTCAATTCAAGTGCCGCGCGGCGTGCAATTACCTTTCTCACATCGAACGGCAGAGAGGCGATTTTGCCATCCGGCACGCGCATTTTTCCCGCATAGGCCGGGCTATACTCCGTGGCATAAGTCTGTCGCTGATTAGGATCGACGACGAGGTAGTCGACCAGAACGCCGGGTATTCTTACTTCTCGTTGGTTTAGCGTGTTGGAGGCGGCGACCCGCTTGACCTGGACGATGACTATTCCACCCGAGCGGCGCGCTGCAGCCGCGATCGACATGCTTTCGCCAACATACGCCTCGTCCTCAAGCGAGATATTTCCCTTCTCGTCGGCAATGCTGCCTCTCAGGATCGCGACCTGGATTGGGAAGGTCTTATAGAGGAGGTGCTCCTC
This genomic stretch from Bradyrhizobium sp. CCGB12 harbors:
- a CDS encoding enoyl-CoA hydratase-related protein — encoded protein: MNHLTQSLIFAERPDPTILLLRLNRPRQRNALSAVLLGQLADALRAARSDESVRCVVLSGDERAFSAGADIKEMQQDGFAALSDPSRQVAWDIIAGFPKPLIAAVRGVCLGGGLELAMLADILLVAEDSVLAQPEITIGIIPGDGATQRLTRIVGKSLAMQMVLTGEPISAQQAVAAGLASEMLPASELLGRALAIARVISNRAPIAARLAKESIQAAYETPLSAGLAIERRAVRYAFTTDDQKEGMAAFVEKRPPLFSGR
- a CDS encoding enoyl-CoA hydratase/isomerase family protein, producing MKFVARDYVDKVEILAMNRPERRNALGQEILKDLLESVGRAANDKNVNVILLAGNGPGFSAGADLKDFSAGDTNDTFDLNSRLGAFVRSLALVRKPVVCAVDGFALGGGFMLAASCDVVVTAPVTRWHLPEVSLGWLPGFGLDTLAARVGPFAARSLSWSPTAIDGVEAHRLRLADILSPPTETAREAALRYAKGLAAMPPHAVLTTKQFFSTSVTARAEVMDDLANRYFAQDILHETARANMQRFLPKKTARA
- a CDS encoding acyl CoA:acetate/3-ketoacid CoA transferase; translation: MQAKDKRTGEVPIITARQAVSLISDGDCVYFGGSAGVAIPELIIDALRDVHSEQASPKNLMLVGTVAIGDWAATGFNKLAAPGLVRRVVASGLNNCPALGRRALANEIEAYTIPQGVLAQLARENAAGRPGVITKVGLRTFADPRIGGCRQSECSKEDMVSVVDIEGEEHLLYKTFPIQVAILRGSIADEKGNISLEDEAYVGESMSIAAAARRSGGIVIVQVKRVAASNTLNQREVRIPGVLVDYLVVDPNQRQTYATEYSPAYAGKMRVPDGKIASLPFDVRKVIARRAALELTPGATVNIGYGISNGIAVVAAEEGIYRAVTLTAEQGVIGGIPAPGQDAGAGTNYDMIAPQPDQFDFYDGGGLDVAFLSSAEVDRHGNVNVSRFGDKIIGPGGFINISQGARKVVFSGTLTASGLKAFPDSGSLVIANEGTVRKWVKDVYQITFSGAFAKERRQEVVFITERAVFKLTPNGLMLIEVAPGISVEKHVLPNIEFEIAISPELKLMDARIFKNEPMNLAVRFHDSAGQL